Part of the Sphaerochaeta associata genome is shown below.
GTAGAGCACCGTCCAATCAGGGTCGTACTTGGTACGGTAGGCAAGGCCCGGCAGATGGGAGAGCAACACAGACTTGCTGCGTTCGCTCTCGGCGAGCTGCTGCTCTGCCTGCTTGCGCTGTGATATGTCCTGCACCAGGCAGATATGGCTGTACGAGTGATTGCTCTGAATTTGCAAGGAAGCCACAACCATGGAAACCCATACCCAGGAACCATCGCTCTTGATATATCGTTTTTCCATCGAGTAGCTTTGGATTTCGCCTGCCTGGAGTCTTTTAAATTGTACGAGGTCCGCTTCAAGGTCGTCGGGATGCGTGATCGAGGCCCACCCGATTGTCTTCAGCTCCGCCCTGGTTCTTCCGGTTATCTCCTCAAACCGGGGGTTCACGCTGAACACCTCGTTTATGGTACCATCGAGCGGCCCGATGCCATGGGAGATGGTGATGCCGATGGGGGCCTGCCAGAAGATGGCGTTGAAGAGGGAGGACTGCTCGTTGAGCTGCTTGCAACGGTCCTTCTGCAGCACCTGCTGCACCTGATCCGATACACAAGCTCTGGTGAGCGGTGTGTGCAACACCGACTCACCCTCTCCTGTTTGGGATATCAGCATTACTGCGCAGCGGGGATCCTGTTCAAGGGTGTGGAGCAATAAAAGGGCGTCGAGAGTTTCAGAGGTCGCATCGATGATGATCAACACCAGATTGGAGAGATTTGCAACATACTCCAAGGCCTGCCTGCCGTCCTTGGCAAGAATGACATTATACACAGCAAGCGCAGCTTGTATGGTTGCCCAGTCATCCCGGGAAGACCCGACTACCAGTATGTTATCGCCCACGGTTGCTCTCCTTGCTTATGGTATGCAGTATACACGATGCCTGCCCCCGAGAGGAAACATTTTACCACTTGCATACAAGCACACCTGCTTGCCGCGTTATTCAATCGACGATCATCCAAGCCTTCTCTTGGGCAAGGGTACGCAATACGGTATCATCGCCTGGATTCCTGAGTACTCCAAACCGGGCCAACTGCAGCATCTCCCTATCCCCGATGCTGTTTCCAAATGCAAGCTGTGCAGCAAGAACACCAGCCTGAGCAAGGCGTTCGACTTTACCCGGGCCGTAGGGCAGCTCATGTCTTGTATCAGCCGCAATGGGGGTGATGCCTGAAAGTGCAAACATTTCGCAGAACGCAATCACCACCTGCAAGGGGCTTGCCGAGACAAGGAATACTGCCTTTTTAGCGTGAAGGCAGGCTTGCAGAAAAGCAAGCATGTGCTGCTCTTTCTTGACAAACAGACTGTGCTTTACGCCATCGAACAGAAAGGAACAACTATTGTCGCCAAAGGCTTCAAAGCAGCGGATGCAGGCGGACAGCACTTTAGCGTATGGAAGAGTCTGGACATAGTCGGCAGTGATTGCATAGGCCTCCTTCATAAGACCTTGCCTGACGGCACTGCTGTACGAACCGAGGATATGCTCCAAGCCTGTGCCTTTCGACTGTTCAAGCAAGGTGACATCGGAAGCGTTGATGGTCTGAGGCTCCTTGTGCAGCAGCTCGCATGCAAGCAGGACGAAAAACGAGGTCTCCCCCAAATCCCCGGCGAACAGCGTACCGTCCATATCAAACAGTGCCGGTCCCTCACCCTGATGACACAATTCCCATAGATCCTGCATTGCCTCTCCTCCCGATGCAGAGTATCGTTGCATACCTTGGCGCAGATTGCAACTTGCATGATTGGCTGTGATGGACTAGAGTACTACTTCATATGGGAACGCATACAAAACTCATGACCACCGGCTCCATCCAAAGGAATCTGCTCTCGTTTGCGATACCCATATTCCTGGGCAATCTTTTTCAACAACTCTACCACACCGCCGACTCCCTGGTCGTAGGGAATTTCGTCGGCAAAGAGTCGCTGGCGGCCATCTCCTCCATCGGGTCACTGACCATGCTGTTGATCGGACTCTTTCAGGGCATCTTCGTTGGGGCAGGGGTCGTCATCTCCAAAGCCTTTGGGGAAGGCGATGAGGCTGCAGTGCAAAAAGCTGTCCATACCACCGTCGCCCTCGGGCTTTCCGGCGGTGTACTTCTAACGCTGCTCGGGTATTTTTTTGCCCCGGTCATGCTTGTCTGGATGCAGACGCCGCCCAGTGTTTTCGACGACGCAGAGCTCTACATACGCATCTATTTTCTAGGGATCAGCACCCTCATTCTCTACAATACCGCCAGCGGCATCCTGCAGGCCGTCGGAGACAGCCGACACCCACTGTACTTCCTCATCATCGCCTCGGTCATCAACATCGTCCTGGATTTGGTCTTCGTCGCAGTATTTCAGATGGGGATTGCAGGAACCGCCTATGCTACGATCATCGCCCAGGCGGTGAGTGCCATCCTGAGTTTCCGCCTGCTTATCACCACGAATGACATCATCAAGGTACGCTTGTGGCATGTTCGTTTCCACAAAGGGTATCTCGGCCCCATCCTCAGACTTGGCATTCCCTCGGGAATCCAGAACTCGGTGACAAGCTTCGCCAATGTCATCCTTCAGTCCTCGATCAATCTCTTCGGCCCTTCCGCCATGGCTGGCAACGGGGCGTTCATGCGCATCCAAGGCTTTGCATTCATCCCCATCACCGCTTTCGCCCTCGCACTAACCACCTTCACCGGCCAGAACCTGGGAGCCGGAGAGTATGAGCGGGTACGCAAGGGAGCCCGCTTCGGGGTGATTTTTGCCATGGTGCTGGCCGAAACCATCGGCTTGTTGATGTACTTCGGCTCCGAACCCTTGATCGCCCTGTTCAGCCGCGATCCGGAGGTCCTGTCCTTTGGAGTACAGAAGTCCCACATCGCCAGCCTGTTTCTTTGGTCACTCGCCCTCAGCCATGCGATGACCGGCATCTTCCGGGGGGCGGGCAGGTCCATCGTCCCGATGAGCGTCATGCTCGCAATCTGGTGCATTTTCCGCATTATCTTCATTCAGGTGGGGCTCTCCATCGTCATGGACATCCGCGTTGTGTACTGGGCCTACCCGGTCACGTGGACGATCAGCGCGGTAATCTTCGTCATCTACTATTTTTCGGTCGACTGGATGCGCCAAACCAAGTAAACTGGAACCACCGATAGGAGGTTCTCATGGATACGACTACCTTCACCCTCTCAAAAATACGATGCATCCCCATGGTCAAGCTGTACACACAGAGCCAGGCTCCAAAGCTCATCCAAGCCCTCAAGGACAGCGGGGTCAGGGCCGTCAATGTCAGCCAACAGGGAGGCGACGGGCCGGCTCTCCTCAAGATCCTGTCAAAGGAGGAGACTCTCTTGGTAGGAGCGGGCAATGTGCAGACCTATGAACAAGCAGAGCGGGCGATTCATGCAGGGGCGGCATTTATCTTCTCCCCCCTCTTTGACGAGCGCATGATCGAGCTGTGCCACAACCGCTGTGTTCCCATCTATCCGGTCACCACCCAGGCAAATCTGGCTGTGTTGCATCAGTTGAAGGTCCTTGGCTGCTATCCGGTGGAAGAGCTGGGAGGGCTTTCCTTCA
Proteins encoded:
- a CDS encoding haloacid dehalogenase-like hydrolase translates to MQDLWELCHQGEGPALFDMDGTLFAGDLGETSFFVLLACELLHKEPQTINASDVTLLEQSKGTGLEHILGSYSSAVRQGLMKEAYAITADYVQTLPYAKVLSACIRCFEAFGDNSCSFLFDGVKHSLFVKKEQHMLAFLQACLHAKKAVFLVSASPLQVVIAFCEMFALSGITPIAADTRHELPYGPGKVERLAQAGVLAAQLAFGNSIGDREMLQLARFGVLRNPGDDTVLRTLAQEKAWMIVD
- a CDS encoding MATE family efflux transporter, translating into MGTHTKLMTTGSIQRNLLSFAIPIFLGNLFQQLYHTADSLVVGNFVGKESLAAISSIGSLTMLLIGLFQGIFVGAGVVISKAFGEGDEAAVQKAVHTTVALGLSGGVLLTLLGYFFAPVMLVWMQTPPSVFDDAELYIRIYFLGISTLILYNTASGILQAVGDSRHPLYFLIIASVINIVLDLVFVAVFQMGIAGTAYATIIAQAVSAILSFRLLITTNDIIKVRLWHVRFHKGYLGPILRLGIPSGIQNSVTSFANVILQSSINLFGPSAMAGNGAFMRIQGFAFIPITAFALALTTFTGQNLGAGEYERVRKGARFGVIFAMVLAETIGLLMYFGSEPLIALFSRDPEVLSFGVQKSHIASLFLWSLALSHAMTGIFRGAGRSIVPMSVMLAIWCIFRIIFIQVGLSIVMDIRVVYWAYPVTWTISAVIFVIYYFSVDWMRQTK